A window of the Pungitius pungitius chromosome 3, fPunPun2.1, whole genome shotgun sequence genome harbors these coding sequences:
- the LOC119226590 gene encoding diablo IAP-binding mitochondrial protein-like — protein MAALRKVTTCLRLLRSSAPVLFTSSKPAVHKAVKWTNIVYTGIASLTVGGGLCAVPFRQVENLSHDSLIKRAASLVTDSSSTFLSQTSLALIDAITEYSKAVHTLIALQKKYLQSLENLTPKEEDTIWQVIIGQRSQISDRQDECKRFESSWVSAVKLCETAAEAAYISGAEHASITMRTNIQVAQSQVENAQKVSLDTDRKLAETKVMEVERVMQYVASSHNNVEEEEVPEAYLRED, from the exons ATGGCCGCGCTTCGGAAGGTAACAACCTGCCTCCGTCTCCTCAG gaGTTCAGCTCCTGTCCTGTTCACTAGCAGTAAACCTGCAGTCCACAAAGCGGTCAAATGGACAAATATCGTGTACACGGGGATAGCGTCTCTAACTGTGGGCGGCGGGCTTTGTGCTGTACCTTTCAGACAG GTTGAAAATCTCTCTCACGACTCTCTAATCAAACGAGCTGCCTCTCTGGTTACAGACAGTTCAAGCACTTTTCTGTCTCAGACCAGTTTGGCTCTCATAGATGCCATCACAGAGTACTCTAAA GCTGTGCACACACTAATAGCCctccaaaaaaaatatttgcaatCACTGGAAAACCTCACTCCTAAAGAAGAGGATACCATCTGGCAGGTGATCATTGGTCAGCGTTCACAG ATTAGTGACCGACAAGATGAATGCAAGCGCTTTGAGTCATCTTGGGTCAGTGCAGTCAAGCTGTGTGAAACAGCAGCTGAGGCGGCATACATCTCGG gagCTGAACATGCATCTATCACAATGAGGACCAACATCCAGGTGGCCCAATCGCAGGTGGAGAATGCACAGAAAGTGTCATTGGATACAGATAGGAAGTTAGCCGAGACTAAAGTAATGGAGGTTGAAAGGGTGATGCAATATGTTGCCTCCTCACATAATAAcgttgaagaggaggaggtgcctGAGGCGTATCTAAGAGAAGACTGA